In the Lascolabacillus massiliensis genome, one interval contains:
- a CDS encoding C40 family peptidase, which produces MILKLFSGNYLFKLVSLFTLIILLASCGAGRTGLSRKSSTTALQKDVLDFSKKHLGKPYRYSGKGPNSFDCSGFTSYVFREFGFRLNSSSAGQDKQFPSITSKDKLRKGDLVFFEGNRKNGSVGHVGIVTETYPNGEFRFIHASTTSGVIISSSTEPYYASRYLRGGRVLKENSYQEDVKRNVVESAELVLKQLNPAIITVAQTDPSKNPELLTQQGHSKKREQKDKLPIVKSDVILREENALVPTPFETHIVQPGETLYSISKRYGCSVEEIKKWNPYLDSILKAGDKLNILPGIN; this is translated from the coding sequence ATGATACTGAAACTATTTTCTGGAAACTATTTATTTAAACTTGTTTCACTTTTCACTCTGATTATACTTCTCGCATCGTGTGGAGCGGGCAGAACAGGTTTATCCCGAAAAAGCAGTACCACAGCTTTACAAAAGGATGTGCTTGATTTTAGTAAAAAACATCTTGGCAAGCCTTACAGATATTCAGGCAAGGGGCCAAACTCTTTTGACTGCTCAGGCTTTACTTCGTATGTATTCAGAGAGTTCGGTTTTAGATTAAACTCCAGTTCTGCCGGACAGGACAAGCAATTCCCCTCCATTACCAGCAAAGATAAGCTTAGAAAAGGTGATCTGGTCTTTTTTGAAGGCAACAGAAAAAATGGTAGCGTGGGACACGTGGGAATTGTTACTGAAACCTATCCCAATGGCGAGTTTAGATTTATTCATGCTTCAACTACAAGTGGAGTGATTATTTCATCTTCCACTGAGCCATATTATGCTTCACGCTACCTGCGGGGAGGAAGAGTTCTGAAAGAGAATTCATATCAGGAAGATGTAAAACGAAATGTGGTTGAATCTGCAGAACTTGTACTTAAACAACTGAATCCAGCTATAATAACAGTTGCACAAACAGACCCTTCAAAAAACCCGGAGCTGCTTACTCAACAAGGTCATAGTAAAAAGCGAGAGCAAAAAGATAAACTGCCGATAGTTAAATCTGATGTAATATTGCGAGAAGAGAATGCACTTGTTCCTACTCCATTTGAAACTCATATTGTACAACCTGGAGAGACTCTTTACTCTATCTCAAAGAGATATGGTTGTTCCGTTGAAGAGATAAAAAAATGGAACCCATATCTGGATTCCATTTTAAAGGCTGGTGATAAATTAAATATCTTACCAGGCATCAACTAA
- a CDS encoding uroporphyrinogen-III synthase produces MNARKVKKILISQPKPASDKSPYFDLAEKYHLTLNFYPFIVVERVSSKEFRQQRINILDFTAIIFTSRTAVDHFFSICEELKIAMPETMKYFCISETVALYLQKYIVYRKRKIFFSQTGRIEGLSNYFTKHSKEKFLFPLPEEHNEDITQLLDQKKLDYTKSVMYRTVSNTFPENEKLDYDMIIFFSPLGIQSLVKNFPDYKQGDTAIGCFGSTTAKAVEEAGFRLDCEAPQPEYPSMVAALDAFLKENHKHHN; encoded by the coding sequence ATGAACGCTCGTAAAGTAAAGAAAATTTTAATCTCTCAACCCAAGCCAGCCAGCGATAAGTCTCCATATTTTGATTTAGCGGAGAAATATCATTTGACTCTTAACTTCTATCCATTTATAGTTGTGGAAAGAGTTTCGTCTAAAGAGTTTCGTCAACAGCGAATTAATATACTTGACTTTACAGCAATAATTTTTACTTCCAGAACAGCAGTCGATCACTTCTTCTCAATTTGCGAGGAACTTAAGATTGCAATGCCTGAAACGATGAAGTATTTCTGTATATCCGAGACAGTTGCACTTTATCTTCAGAAATATATTGTTTATAGGAAGAGAAAGATATTTTTTAGCCAGACAGGCAGAATTGAGGGATTAAGTAATTATTTTACAAAACACTCAAAAGAGAAGTTTTTATTCCCATTGCCTGAAGAGCATAATGAAGACATAACTCAGCTCCTGGATCAAAAGAAACTTGATTACACCAAGAGTGTTATGTACAGAACAGTTAGCAATACATTCCCGGAAAACGAGAAACTTGATTATGACATGATCATTTTCTTCAGTCCGCTTGGAATACAATCATTAGTGAAAAATTTCCCTGATTATAAACAGGGCGATACAGCAATAGGCTGTTTTGGATCTACAACGGCTAAGGCTGTTGAGGAGGCGGGTTTCAGGCTTGATTGTGAAGCACCTCAACCAGAATACCCATCTATGGTTGCGGCTTTGGATGCATTTTTGAAAGAAAATCATAAGCACCATAATTAA
- a CDS encoding ribonuclease H1 domain-containing protein encodes MAKNKKYYVVWKGVAPGVYSSWDDCRKNVHGFENALYKSFSSAEEAQRAFTENPWKHLTSKNGNNKQKKEKATPSNISENIITESIAVDAACSGNPGLLEYRGVYVADGIEIFHVGPLEDGTNNIGEFLAIVHALALLKNDNKNTPIYSDSVNAIKWVARKKCNTKLERTERNRPIFELIERAEKWLKINSYSNPIIKWETADWGEIPADFGRK; translated from the coding sequence ATGGCAAAAAATAAAAAGTATTATGTTGTTTGGAAAGGAGTAGCACCCGGTGTATACTCCTCCTGGGATGATTGCAGGAAGAACGTGCATGGCTTTGAGAATGCATTGTATAAATCATTCTCCTCAGCTGAAGAAGCTCAGCGTGCATTTACAGAAAATCCATGGAAGCATCTAACCTCCAAAAATGGAAATAATAAGCAAAAAAAAGAAAAGGCTACTCCTTCAAATATTTCAGAAAACATAATTACCGAAAGTATTGCTGTTGATGCAGCATGCAGCGGTAACCCCGGTCTGCTTGAGTATAGAGGTGTTTATGTAGCAGATGGTATCGAAATATTTCATGTAGGTCCTTTAGAAGATGGGACAAACAATATAGGAGAATTTCTTGCTATTGTACATGCACTTGCACTGCTTAAAAATGATAATAAGAATACACCTATCTACTCAGACAGTGTAAATGCAATAAAATGGGTTGCCAGAAAAAAATGCAATACCAAGCTTGAACGTACAGAAAGGAACAGGCCGATTTTTGAACTTATTGAGCGAGCTGAAAAGTGGCTGAAAATCAACAGCTATTCAAATCCAATAATTAAATGGGAAACTGCCGATTGGGGAGAAATACCGGCAGATTTCGGAAGAAAATAA
- the metK gene encoding methionine adenosyltransferase translates to MSYLFTSESVSEGHPDKVSDQISDAILDEFLAYDHNSKVACETLVTTGQVVLAGEVKSNAYVDVAEVARNVIGKIGYTKSEYGFEANSCGVFSSIHEQSDDINRGVDQKSDPMEQGAGDQGMMFGYATNETDNYMPLSLDLSHALLIELANIRKNESVLMPYLRPDAKSQVTIEYSEEGIPLRIDTIVISTQHDEFEKPKKDTKEAALEADEKMRSRIETDIRTILIPRVQAQYKRRKDILKLFDGDIKYFVNPTGKFVIGGPTGDTGLTGRKIIVDTYGGKAAHGGGAFSGKDPSKVDRSAAYAARHIAKNMVAAGVSSEILIQISYAIGVSEPMSIYVNTYGKSKVNMTDSEIADKIRLLFDLRPKAIEQRLKLRNPIYFETASYGHMGREPQTVKKVFKSRYMSNPVEYNVELFTWEKLDYVDKIKKAFNLND, encoded by the coding sequence ATGAGTTATTTATTTACTTCCGAGTCTGTTTCGGAGGGTCACCCGGATAAGGTGTCCGATCAAATATCGGACGCAATTCTTGATGAGTTTCTGGCATACGACCACAATTCAAAAGTAGCATGTGAAACTCTTGTTACCACAGGTCAGGTTGTGCTTGCAGGTGAGGTAAAATCCAATGCATATGTTGATGTTGCAGAAGTAGCACGTAATGTGATAGGCAAAATAGGCTATACAAAAAGTGAGTATGGTTTCGAGGCAAACTCATGCGGCGTATTCTCAAGTATACATGAACAATCTGATGATATAAACAGAGGAGTTGATCAGAAATCAGACCCAATGGAACAGGGTGCAGGAGATCAGGGCATGATGTTTGGATATGCAACAAATGAGACCGACAACTACATGCCGCTATCACTCGATTTGAGTCACGCATTACTCATTGAGCTGGCAAATATCCGCAAGAATGAGTCAGTCCTCATGCCATACCTTCGTCCCGATGCAAAGTCACAGGTAACTATAGAATATTCAGAGGAAGGAATCCCTTTGCGAATAGATACAATAGTGATTTCAACTCAGCATGATGAGTTCGAGAAACCCAAAAAAGACACCAAAGAAGCGGCATTAGAAGCAGATGAAAAGATGCGTTCGCGAATTGAAACCGATATTCGAACAATACTGATACCTCGTGTGCAGGCACAGTATAAACGTCGTAAAGACATACTTAAACTATTTGATGGAGATATCAAATATTTTGTAAACCCAACAGGTAAGTTTGTCATTGGAGGACCAACCGGCGATACAGGTTTAACCGGACGTAAAATAATTGTTGATACATACGGAGGCAAAGCAGCACATGGTGGCGGAGCTTTCTCAGGTAAAGACCCCTCAAAGGTAGACAGATCTGCAGCATATGCAGCTCGTCATATAGCTAAAAATATGGTAGCAGCAGGAGTCTCTTCTGAAATACTGATCCAGATATCTTATGCAATTGGGGTATCAGAACCCATGAGTATATATGTAAACACATACGGTAAGAGCAAAGTGAATATGACTGACTCTGAGATTGCAGATAAAATCAGGTTGCTTTTTGACTTACGTCCAAAAGCAATAGAGCAGCGTCTTAAGCTTCGCAACCCCATCTATTTTGAAACAGCCAGCTATGGTCATATGGGAAGGGAGCCTCAGACAGTGAAAAAAGTTTTCAAATCCCGTTATATGTCAAATCCGGTTGAATACAATGTTGAGCTGTTCACATGGGAAAAGCTTGACTATGTTGATAAAATCAAGAAAGCTTTCAATCTTAATGATTAG
- a CDS encoding UDP-N-acetylmuramoyl-tripeptide--D-alanyl-D-alanine ligase, with product MDIKELYSIFCKYPKVSTDSRICIRDSIFFALKGDRFNGNLFAEKALEIGCAYAVVDEWDDNIKNDRIIKVENVLSTLQNLSNYHRKKLKIPIIGITGTNGKTTTKELITISLSRKFKVASTQGNYNNHIGVPLTLLSMDKSHEIGVVEMGANHPGDIKELCEIAEPDYGIITNVGRAHLEGFGTIENVISTKCELYDFIRAHEGKVFVNRDNKTLYELSEGMDRILYGKNDPSLFASGSIADSTPFLEFDWSFFDSSYRVKTRLVGEYNFDNAIAAVAISKFFGINAERISAALEEYEPTNYRSQFMRTEKNDLIIDTYNANPTSMKTSLDFFTSIPTSLPKMVILGEMKELGDVSEEEHRKMVKYLEKQSFSLRYLVGGVFKDLLEEKENCRYFENVDDLIKELENNPVKDYYIFIKGSHSVQLDKVISYL from the coding sequence ATGGATATTAAAGAGCTCTACTCCATTTTTTGTAAATATCCAAAGGTCAGTACCGATTCCAGGATATGTATACGTGACTCAATTTTCTTTGCTTTAAAAGGTGACAGATTCAATGGTAATCTGTTTGCCGAAAAAGCTTTGGAAATTGGGTGCGCATATGCTGTAGTGGATGAGTGGGATGACAATATCAAGAATGACCGTATCATCAAGGTTGAAAATGTTCTGTCTACATTGCAGAACCTTTCAAACTACCACAGGAAGAAGCTTAAAATACCTATTATTGGAATAACAGGTACAAATGGGAAAACTACTACAAAGGAGTTAATTACAATTTCATTATCTAGAAAATTCAAAGTTGCATCAACACAAGGTAATTATAATAATCATATAGGTGTGCCTTTAACGCTCCTTTCTATGGATAAATCACATGAGATAGGAGTAGTTGAAATGGGAGCTAACCACCCGGGAGATATTAAAGAGCTGTGTGAGATTGCTGAGCCGGACTATGGAATTATTACTAACGTAGGCAGGGCGCATCTGGAGGGATTTGGAACAATTGAGAATGTAATCAGTACAAAGTGCGAATTATATGATTTCATTCGTGCTCATGAGGGTAAGGTTTTTGTTAACAGAGATAATAAAACACTATATGAATTGTCAGAAGGAATGGACCGCATCTTATATGGTAAAAATGATCCTTCACTTTTTGCATCTGGCTCGATAGCTGACTCAACACCTTTTTTGGAGTTTGACTGGAGCTTTTTCGACAGTTCATACAGAGTTAAAACACGACTAGTGGGTGAATATAATTTTGATAATGCTATTGCAGCAGTGGCTATTTCAAAATTCTTCGGCATAAATGCAGAGAGGATCAGTGCTGCACTGGAAGAGTATGAGCCAACCAATTACAGGTCGCAGTTTATGAGAACTGAAAAAAATGATCTGATTATCGATACATATAATGCAAATCCTACAAGTATGAAGACCTCTCTCGATTTCTTTACCTCTATACCTACATCACTGCCAAAAATGGTGATTCTGGGTGAAATGAAAGAGTTGGGGGATGTTAGTGAAGAGGAGCATAGAAAAATGGTTAAGTACCTTGAGAAGCAATCTTTTTCACTTAGATATCTTGTTGGTGGAGTTTTTAAGGATCTGCTTGAGGAAAAAGAGAATTGCAGGTATTTCGAAAATGTTGACGATCTGATAAAGGAGTTGGAAAATAATCCAGTAAAAGACTATTATATCTTTATTAAAGGATCACATTCTGTGCAGTTAGATAAAGTGATTAGCTATTTGTAG
- a CDS encoding HAD family hydrolase has protein sequence MKHLKNIVFDFGGVLIDWNPVYLYKKVFDSEEQMSYFLENICSSEWNIQQDKGRPLSEATELLQKKHPEYKNEIEMYYGRWTEMLGGLFEENVKLIKPLKEKYKVYGLTNWSAETIPHAMERYGFFKDLDGIVVSGEEKLIKPDSRIYQTLLDRFDIKAEETLFIDDNHTNVEAALNMNFKVVHLTEDLNLEKWLKDNEIMP, from the coding sequence ATGAAGCATTTGAAAAATATCGTATTCGATTTTGGTGGAGTCCTGATTGATTGGAATCCGGTATATTTATATAAAAAAGTGTTTGACAGTGAGGAGCAGATGAGCTATTTTCTTGAGAATATCTGTAGTTCCGAGTGGAATATACAGCAAGATAAGGGTAGGCCTCTTTCCGAAGCCACTGAACTGCTACAGAAAAAACACCCTGAGTATAAGAATGAAATAGAGATGTATTATGGTAGATGGACCGAAATGCTTGGCGGTCTGTTTGAAGAAAATGTTAAACTCATAAAACCCTTGAAAGAAAAGTACAAAGTGTATGGACTTACAAACTGGTCAGCAGAAACCATACCTCACGCAATGGAGCGATACGGTTTTTTCAAAGATCTTGATGGTATTGTAGTATCAGGAGAGGAAAAATTAATAAAACCTGATTCAAGAATATATCAAACCCTTTTGGATAGATTTGATATAAAAGCAGAAGAAACACTTTTTATCGATGACAATCACACTAATGTTGAGGCAGCCCTGAATATGAATTTTAAAGTAGTTCATTTAACAGAAGATCTTAATCTAGAAAAGTGGCTCAAGGATAATGAAATTATGCCTTAA
- a CDS encoding C1 family peptidase — protein MKKITTIFFAFLIALSVSAQSAYVFKTVKENPITTVKNQSSSGTCWSFSGVGLLESELIRMGKGTFDLSEMYIVRKNYEDKAKKHARLHGHLNFAAGGSFADVVETINDFGIMPNEAYTGLNYGSETHDHGELDKVLAGYMNGIIGARNLSPVWFNGFSAILDTYLGEVPEKFMYEGKEYTPHTFAKYLGLNQDDYISLTSFNHQPFYSAFPIEVPDNWRWANSYNLPVEELIEVMDNAIMQGYTIAWASDVSEAGFSRSGIAIVPDENAPENAGSDQERWLGQSSRERDASIRARVGSEVLAEKKITQEMRQIAYDNYQTTDDHGMQIYGIANDQNGNKFYMVKNSWGETGPYDGLWYASEAFVKYKTLSIVLHKDAIPASIAKKLGL, from the coding sequence ATGAAAAAAATTACTACAATCTTCTTTGCATTTCTTATTGCATTATCAGTTTCCGCACAGAGTGCGTATGTTTTTAAAACTGTAAAGGAAAATCCGATTACAACAGTAAAGAATCAATCAAGTTCAGGCACATGCTGGAGCTTTTCAGGAGTGGGACTACTGGAGTCTGAACTGATCAGGATGGGAAAAGGTACCTTTGACCTGTCTGAAATGTATATTGTAAGAAAGAATTATGAAGATAAAGCAAAAAAACATGCACGACTGCATGGACACCTGAATTTTGCAGCAGGAGGATCATTTGCTGATGTAGTTGAAACAATAAATGATTTTGGGATAATGCCAAATGAAGCATATACCGGTCTTAATTATGGCTCTGAAACCCATGATCATGGAGAATTAGACAAAGTACTCGCAGGATACATGAATGGGATTATCGGTGCAAGAAATCTCTCTCCTGTATGGTTTAATGGATTCTCAGCAATCCTGGATACATACCTTGGAGAAGTGCCAGAGAAGTTTATGTATGAAGGAAAAGAGTATACACCACATACTTTTGCAAAATACTTAGGATTAAATCAGGATGATTATATCTCATTAACCTCATTTAATCATCAGCCATTTTATAGCGCATTTCCTATTGAAGTACCGGATAACTGGAGATGGGCTAATTCATATAATCTTCCTGTTGAGGAGTTAATAGAGGTAATGGATAATGCAATAATGCAGGGCTATACTATTGCGTGGGCATCTGATGTTAGTGAAGCAGGATTCTCACGTTCAGGTATTGCTATTGTGCCTGATGAGAATGCTCCGGAAAATGCAGGCAGCGATCAGGAAAGATGGTTAGGTCAATCAAGTCGCGAACGTGATGCCAGTATCAGAGCACGTGTAGGATCGGAAGTGCTGGCAGAAAAGAAAATAACTCAGGAAATGCGTCAGATAGCTTATGATAACTATCAGACAACCGATGACCATGGTATGCAGATCTACGGTATTGCAAATGACCAGAATGGCAATAAATTTTATATGGTAAAAAATTCATGGGGTGAAACCGGACCTTATGATGGACTATGGTATGCATCCGAAGCATTTGTTAAGTATAAAACACTTAGTATTGTGCTTCATAAGGATGCAATTCCTGCTTCTATTGCAAAAAAACTTGGCCTTTAA
- a CDS encoding TatD family hydrolase, with protein MEFYDVHTHQIYTEDNDDPYHSCIFDVYSLEFEVAKELHQRHSFSCGIHPWYSEDSETQMAYLAEISSDPRIVAIGETGLDKLKGPSLDVQIPVFKKHIALSESLGKPIIIHCVKAWEELIKVKKETKPTQPWVIHGYRGKPELTKRLINEGFLFSVGESINIDSLQMIPIDSLFCETDEGEMSIRDVYLQASQAINMDREEFALRIAENVRRVFPSVKPPKPYFPEEEEED; from the coding sequence ATGGAATTTTACGACGTTCATACACACCAGATTTACACTGAAGATAACGATGACCCTTATCATTCGTGTATCTTCGACGTATACTCACTTGAATTTGAAGTTGCTAAAGAACTTCACCAAAGACATTCATTCTCTTGCGGTATTCATCCATGGTACTCTGAGGATAGTGAAACACAAATGGCTTATCTTGCTGAGATTTCATCTGATCCGCGTATCGTTGCAATAGGGGAGACCGGACTGGATAAGCTGAAAGGGCCTTCATTGGATGTGCAAATTCCTGTTTTCAAGAAACATATTGCGTTATCTGAGAGTTTGGGTAAACCGATAATAATCCACTGTGTTAAAGCGTGGGAAGAGCTGATTAAAGTCAAGAAGGAGACCAAACCTACACAACCATGGGTAATCCATGGATACAGGGGAAAGCCTGAATTGACAAAAAGACTTATTAATGAAGGATTTCTTTTTTCTGTTGGAGAATCCATCAATATAGATTCACTACAGATGATACCGATTGACTCACTGTTCTGTGAGACCGATGAGGGTGAAATGTCTATTCGAGATGTTTATCTTCAGGCATCACAGGCAATTAATATGGATAGAGAGGAGTTTGCTTTAAGAATTGCTGAGAATGTACGCAGAGTATTCCCTTCAGTTAAACCTCCCAAGCCATATTTCCCTGAAGAGGAAGAGGAGGATTAA
- a CDS encoding LOG family protein — MNKKNPIVVVYCASSPEIDKSYIKDAEKLGELLARNGVDCITGAGKLGLMGVLNDAVLNNGGRVKGIIPEFMVEAGWCHESLTETIITETIHERKEQMARLSDAAIALPGGIGTLEELAEIITWKQLGLFKNPVIILNTNNYYDPLLDFLERMIEQKFMNPSYANLLQVASTPEEVINILKNKSDWNPSFSKNHKKEL; from the coding sequence ATGAATAAAAAGAACCCCATAGTTGTTGTCTACTGCGCTTCAAGTCCGGAAATTGACAAATCATACATTAAAGATGCCGAGAAGCTTGGAGAGTTGCTTGCCAGGAATGGTGTTGACTGTATCACAGGTGCAGGAAAGCTGGGATTAATGGGAGTTCTGAATGACGCTGTTCTGAATAACGGTGGCAGAGTAAAAGGTATCATACCCGAATTTATGGTTGAAGCAGGATGGTGTCATGAAAGTCTGACCGAAACAATAATTACAGAAACTATTCATGAGAGAAAAGAGCAGATGGCTCGTCTTTCAGATGCGGCAATTGCATTGCCAGGTGGTATCGGCACCCTTGAAGAATTAGCTGAAATTATTACCTGGAAACAGCTTGGACTCTTTAAGAACCCTGTTATAATTCTCAATACAAATAATTACTATGATCCTCTGCTTGATTTCTTGGAAAGAATGATTGAGCAGAAGTTTATGAATCCTTCATACGCAAACCTTTTGCAAGTTGCTTCCACACCGGAGGAGGTGATAAACATACTGAAGAATAAATCAGATTGGAATCCCTCATTTTCTAAAAATCACAAAAAAGAGTTGTAA
- the rnpA gene encoding ribonuclease P protein component encodes MDNEHRYFFKKEEKLTGEKRVESLFTEGKSFVAYPLRVVYIERSSQNPEAPKILISIPKKRIRSAIKRNRLKRLTREAYRLNKHILNEVSGGNFGSLEIAFVYVKDELTDFTAVEKGMRKALFEIKKNLESSRE; translated from the coding sequence ATGGATAACGAACATCGATATTTTTTCAAGAAAGAGGAGAAATTAACAGGAGAAAAAAGGGTTGAATCTCTATTTACCGAAGGCAAATCTTTTGTAGCTTATCCTCTGAGAGTAGTTTATATTGAGAGGTCCTCTCAGAATCCTGAAGCGCCAAAAATATTGATCAGTATACCTAAAAAAAGGATTAGGTCTGCAATAAAGCGTAACAGGCTGAAACGACTAACACGAGAGGCATATAGATTGAACAAACATATTCTTAATGAGGTTTCTGGAGGTAACTTCGGATCTTTGGAGATAGCTTTTGTTTATGTGAAAGACGAGTTAACTGATTTTACTGCAGTTGAGAAGGGCATGCGTAAGGCATTGTTTGAGATTAAAAAGAATTTAGAGTCGAGCAGAGAATAA
- the yidD gene encoding membrane protein insertion efficiency factor YidD, whose product MWNGFKRLLTWILLIPVHFYRAAISPLFPPSCRYTPTCSQYAIEALKKHGPFRGLYLTIKRILSCNPWGGSGYDPVPEPKAKKRQKKA is encoded by the coding sequence ATGTGGAATGGTTTTAAGAGACTGTTGACATGGATATTATTAATCCCTGTACATTTTTACAGAGCAGCTATTTCTCCGCTTTTTCCTCCAAGTTGCAGATATACTCCAACCTGTTCGCAGTATGCAATAGAAGCATTAAAAAAGCATGGTCCATTCAGGGGACTTTATCTGACAATTAAAAGAATATTAAGTTGCAATCCCTGGGGAGGATCGGGTTATGACCCTGTTCCGGAACCTAAGGCAAAAAAAAGACAGAAGAAAGCATAG
- a CDS encoding DUF4271 domain-containing protein, with product MPLLFQDTIQDSLSLYLRTAEPPVQKDLINVDFGNYEYLSTNPQGVLFSPDSVLLHEKFSMFSGIEGSSFLLNPLMSGVLFSMFFICFIIFSFIFSKEGVALSGNFNSILSFSSRSSKGYKEQVTTTEVWGEVFMIFQSILLFTIFLTTYLIDKGILVVTSSSYAFNFLSVFVAMTLLACLKYLIYRSIASFFLHNDIKNWISRYFRLIELAGVVLFIPLFAYVFLPESRSTLLILILTVFVIVRLVVAIELLNIFVKNKVGSFYFFVYLCGTEIAPYLLFYKGMLSFISIAGNNII from the coding sequence GTGCCACTCTTATTCCAGGATACAATACAGGATTCGCTATCATTATATTTGAGAACAGCAGAACCACCTGTTCAAAAAGATTTGATTAATGTGGATTTCGGGAATTATGAATATTTATCTACGAATCCGCAAGGAGTCCTCTTTTCGCCCGATTCAGTTTTATTACATGAGAAGTTTTCAATGTTTAGCGGAATTGAAGGCTCCTCTTTTTTATTAAACCCATTGATGAGTGGTGTTCTATTCTCAATGTTTTTTATCTGCTTTATCATATTCTCATTTATATTCAGTAAAGAAGGTGTTGCACTTTCCGGAAATTTCAATAGTATACTAAGCTTTAGCAGCAGATCGTCAAAAGGTTATAAAGAGCAGGTTACTACAACCGAAGTATGGGGTGAGGTATTCATGATATTTCAGTCAATTCTTCTTTTCACCATATTTCTGACAACCTATCTGATAGATAAAGGGATACTTGTTGTCACATCTAGTTCATACGCATTTAATTTCCTGTCCGTATTTGTTGCAATGACGCTCCTTGCCTGCTTGAAGTATCTAATCTACAGGTCAATTGCAAGCTTTTTCCTGCATAATGATATTAAAAACTGGATAAGTCGATACTTCCGTTTAATTGAACTTGCCGGGGTTGTACTCTTTATTCCACTGTTTGCATATGTTTTTTTACCAGAGAGCAGATCTACCTTATTAATCCTCATATTAACAGTATTTGTAATAGTCCGATTAGTAGTAGCAATAGAGCTCCTAAATATTTTTGTTAAAAATAAAGTAGGTAGTTTTTATTTTTTTGTGTATCTTTGCGGCACTGAAATTGCACCCTATTTACTGTTTTATAAAGGGATGCTTTCGTTTATAAGTATAGCAGGAAATAATATAATATGA